A genomic window from Candidatus Sericytochromatia bacterium includes:
- a CDS encoding MASE1 domain-containing protein, translating to MRQDREGKTSHLLRCGAVAIAYLALAAVGNSLALPSNPIAGIWLPAGLSLAAVLRFGVGIWPAIMVAATLDALHYMGGGTPDAMGWPTRLGASLVVGTGATLQALLGAWMVRRRGFRPQLARVEDVFSLLVLGGLVACTVNASLGTAMLTWAGSEAAADWQQNWLNWWLSDTVGVMTIAPLCFLFSLPQHRLEDTSLAERALWGVGMVAVATINVEPGAPLPFLFVPLLVWAPLRLGPRVTVTALATLAVFAVFATHFGMGPFVKPTRMESLLLLHRFLASICLPTLVLMAALSSRQRIEDELRAASSLLGSVVDNIPDLVFLKEAPSLRYALVNRALTQIAQRPRELWLGRSDADLFQAPEVEAWQATDRQTLENRQLVELPQETWQTPTGARHFRTKKVPVLDANGHVTHLLGISSDITELKAAEAHIQALNAQLAAQVEHLRTANMRLRELDTLKSNFVSSVSHELRTPLTSIKGYAEFLEDGLAGALTPEQQAFLSQIQSSTTRLERLVDDLLDFARMDAGTFSLRLDTVDLRHTLARAAESLQPLIGEARLSLETQAPDTPLLVRMDAQRIEQVLINLLNNAVKFTPPGGKIRIELRQENTQARCEVSDTGPGVAEADLPRLFRRFSQIDGRGIGTGLGLSISQALVVAHGGEMGVRSELGQGSTFWFNLPLAGPSLPPEPSPHGGDA from the coding sequence ATGCGACAAGACAGAGAAGGCAAAACAAGCCACCTCTTGCGCTGCGGGGCTGTTGCGATCGCCTACCTGGCGCTGGCGGCAGTCGGCAACAGTCTGGCGCTGCCGAGCAACCCGATTGCCGGCATCTGGCTACCGGCCGGCCTGTCCCTGGCGGCGGTGCTGCGTTTCGGCGTGGGCATCTGGCCGGCCATCATGGTCGCGGCCACCCTCGACGCCCTCCACTACATGGGCGGGGGCACGCCCGACGCGATGGGCTGGCCGACTCGCCTGGGGGCAAGCCTGGTGGTGGGCACGGGCGCCACCTTGCAGGCCCTGCTGGGTGCCTGGATGGTCCGCCGACGGGGCTTTCGCCCCCAGCTCGCTCGTGTCGAGGACGTCTTTTCGCTGCTGGTGCTGGGCGGGTTGGTGGCCTGCACCGTGAACGCCTCACTGGGAACGGCCATGCTCACCTGGGCAGGCTCGGAGGCGGCCGCCGACTGGCAACAAAACTGGCTGAACTGGTGGCTTTCGGACACCGTGGGCGTCATGACGATCGCGCCCCTATGCTTCCTTTTCTCGTTGCCTCAACACCGCTTGGAGGACACGAGCCTGGCCGAACGAGCGCTGTGGGGGGTGGGCATGGTCGCCGTGGCCACGATCAATGTCGAGCCGGGCGCCCCCTTGCCGTTTCTGTTCGTGCCCCTGCTGGTGTGGGCGCCGCTGCGCCTGGGCCCGCGCGTGACCGTGACGGCGCTGGCCACGCTGGCCGTCTTCGCCGTCTTTGCCACCCACTTTGGCATGGGCCCCTTCGTCAAGCCCACGCGCATGGAATCGCTGTTGTTGCTGCACCGCTTCCTGGCCTCGATCTGCCTGCCGACCCTGGTGCTGATGGCGGCCCTGTCCTCGCGCCAGCGCATCGAGGATGAGCTGCGCGCCGCCTCGTCGCTGCTTGGCAGCGTGGTCGACAACATTCCCGACCTGGTCTTTCTCAAGGAGGCACCCTCGCTGCGCTACGCCCTGGTCAATCGGGCACTCACCCAGATCGCCCAGCGCCCGCGGGAGCTCTGGCTCGGCCGAAGCGATGCGGACCTGTTCCAGGCGCCGGAGGTGGAAGCTTGGCAGGCCACGGACCGCCAGACGCTGGAAAATCGCCAGCTGGTCGAGCTGCCCCAAGAGACCTGGCAGACCCCGACCGGGGCGCGTCATTTCCGCACCAAGAAGGTGCCCGTGCTGGACGCGAACGGACACGTGACCCACCTGCTCGGCATCTCCTCCGACATCACCGAGTTGAAGGCGGCGGAGGCCCACATCCAGGCCCTGAATGCCCAGCTGGCCGCGCAGGTGGAGCATCTGCGCACCGCCAACATGCGCCTGCGGGAACTCGATACCCTGAAAAGCAATTTCGTCAGTTCGGTCTCACACGAGCTGCGCACTCCACTGACCTCGATCAAGGGCTATGCCGAATTCCTCGAAGACGGTCTGGCGGGGGCCTTGACGCCGGAACAGCAGGCCTTTTTGAGTCAGATCCAGAGCAGCACCACGCGCCTGGAGCGGCTGGTCGACGACCTGCTCGATTTCGCGCGCATGGACGCCGGCACCTTCAGCCTGCGGCTGGACACCGTCGACCTGCGCCACACGCTGGCACGCGCGGCCGAGAGCCTGCAGCCGCTGATCGGCGAGGCCCGCCTGAGCCTGGAAACGCAGGCACCTGATACTCCGCTGCTGGTCCGCATGGACGCCCAGCGCATCGAGCAGGTGCTGATCAACCTGCTCAACAACGCCGTCAAGTTCACCCCGCCCGGCGGGAAGATCCGGATCGAACTCCGGCAAGAGAATACCCAGGCCCGCTGCGAGGTCTCCGACACCGGCCCCGGAGTGGCCGAGGCCGATCTGCCGCGCCTGTTCCGTCGCT